A single window of Emys orbicularis isolate rEmyOrb1 chromosome 18, rEmyOrb1.hap1, whole genome shotgun sequence DNA harbors:
- the CRB2 gene encoding protein crumbs homolog 2: MLAMELQRILSSTYHAALLLPLSLLLWGTSGSETASGCSSFPCENGGSCEDLEGSYRCLCPQQPVAYMGTNCEFLYSVCAVHKCPPNWICSETVGLLDYECICRPGFTGTECSVNINECESNPCKGPHFECVDSANGYICQCQTGPNGEGCRTELSVCSSHPCQNNGTCIEGAGIYTCSCQPGHTGAHCEDNIDECASSPCQNGAICLDRVNEYNCFCVPGFQGNRCEIDINECASRPCKNNGTCLNEMDHYLCKCVPGYTGVNCDAEIDECDSDPCQNGGTCTDHIGFYTCACAPGYEGIQCEVDINECASQPCINGGICHDLVDSYQCDCSDTGFEGEHCELDILECASQPCLNNATCLEGVKNYSCACWPGYTGQRCEEDVDECATDPCHNGGVCFERSNQTYYGTRHDFPSKFSYSQAAGFLCWCQTGFSGENCSVNIDECESQPCQNGGCCTDLVNGFLCHCLPGYSGVECAVNIDECKDGPCENGATCKDAIADYFCYCAPSQDGIIWGGKNCSVELTGCQMHACQNEALCIPTYQAETHGHLCQCQPGFYDAKCSTPTTFSFSSRGYIFIDMPMSNNWSRRDVAGDYLATVSLRFRTTLPDAILFYRGNEAEYLFLELSDGMLHVGLRRDDAESSLPLKGLRVDDGQWHKAEVLLQDSLQLKLWHKACDTGVCLQDLPTRDGVASLSPAFLKTYIGGVDRDSTANNTRSRGSFIGCLEDLQIDYQAILPLDIPHHESSPVELGCNRTEWCHSQPCSQRGLCVDLWATFRCDCTRPYEGQTCSHEYPAGTFGLEDSSSFASFTIADNPGANFNVSFFIRTLKPSGLVLQISNGTDPCLTVYLKSGQLQIATSSANAVTFSENLADGRRYLVTLTFQGGRVHASHSDRDVELGQLAVLPLVAGFEVYVGGLPHQDHVSTWGGYFKGCLQDFQLNNHRMEFFPTQAENYSLPQKVYVGQTTNLAPGCISDDTCKSGPCHNGGTCTITWNDFSCSCPANFTGKTCEERVWCASDPCPKATSCVDVPAGYVCLANATFHGNAAIEFTTNASVTRALNSLHLDFKTRDEDAILLWATEEVDSLQIAIQNSTLLVDIRSGNSIEGVSFLSQTPIADGTWHRVSLSMEEPSVVSSRWLVHLDGSVNVTLQGNAGNLDFLKNNVLIVLAENFTGCLGHVNIGGVYLPFTGQLSYPQPEQFLQSSRGPIQLGCTGADVCASSPCLNAGTCEDLFNSFRCACSAGWEGPLCESNIDDCKSSPCVHGDCVDSVADFQCDCFRGYIGKKCNINVDDCMRHQCLNGGTCVDGVYSYSCTCPAQYSGPRCEWPFPPQQCGKNFTCLNGGKCTSGTWGANCTCKPGFTGRKCQININECDPNPCQNGGTCQDSVNKYQCVCSASYTGERCDVDKGTPGAFFPFPLIEVAAPVACGCLLLLIIGLIFMILTARKRRQSEGTYSPSQQEVAGARLEMDSVLKVPPEERLI, translated from the exons GAACATCAGGCTCTGAAACTGCCAGCGGCTGTTCATCATTCCCCTGTGAGAACGGGGGAAGCTGTGAGGATTTGGAGGGGAGCTACAGGTGCCTCTGCCCCCAGCAACCAGTAGCATACATGGGCACAAACTGTGAATTCCTCTACTCTGTGTGTGCTGTGCACAAATGTCCCCCGAATTGGATATGCAGTGAAACTGTGGGACTCCTGGATTATGAATGCATCTGTAGGCCTGGCTTCACAGGTACTGAGTGTAGTGTTAATATTAATGAGTGTGAGAGCAACCCTTGTAAAGGGCCTCATTTTGAATGTGTAGATAGTGCAAATGGATACATCTGCCAATGCCAAACGGGACCAAATGGAGAAGGCTGCCGCACTGAACTATCTGTGTGCTCTAGCCACCCCTGCCAAAATAACGGGACCTGCATCGAGGGTGCCGGGATATATACCTGCAGCTGCCAACCTGGTCACACCGGGGCCCACTGTGAAGATAACATCGACGAGTGCGCCTCCAGCCCATGTCAGAATGGAGCCATCTGCCTAGACAGGGTGAATGAGTATAACTGTTTCTGTGTGCCTGGGTTCCAAGGAAACCGCTGTGAAATAGACATCAACGAGTGTGCATCCCGGCCCTGTAAAAACAATGGCACCTGCCTGAATGAGATGGATCACTATTTGTGCAAGTGTGTCCCCGGCTATACAG GTGTAAACTGTGATGCTGAAATAGATGAATGTGACTCAGACCCTTGCCAGAATGGGGGCACGTGCACTgaccacattgggttctacaccTGCGCTTGTGCACCAGGTTATGAGGGAATCCAATGTGAGGTGGACATCAATGAATGTGCAAGCCAACCATGTATCAACGGAGGGATATGTCATGACCTTGTTGACAG CTACCAGTGTGATTGCAGTGACACAGGCTTTGAAGGGGAGCACTGTGAGCTGGATATCCTGGAGTGCGCCTCCCAGCCCTGTTTGAACAATGCTACCTGTCTGGAGGGTGTCAAGAATTACAGCTGTGCCTGCTGGCCAG GTTACACAGGGCAGCGCTGTGAGGAAGATGTGGACGAGTGTGCTACAGACCCTTGTCACAATGGAGGCGTGTGCTTTGAGCGCTCCAACCAAACCTACTATGGGACACGACACGACTTCCCCAGCAAGTTCAGCTATAGTCAAGCTGCAGGTTTCCTCTGCTGGTGCCAGACAGGTTTTTCAG GGGAGAACTGCTCTGTTAACATTGATGAATGTGAGTCTCAGCCATGTCAGAACGGAGGGTGCTGCACCGATCTGGTTAACGGCTTCCTTTGCCATTGTCTACCAGGATACTCAG GTGTGGAATGTGCTGTCAACATCGACGAGTGCAAGGATGGCCCCTGCGAGAATGGGGCTACCTGTAAGGATGCCATTGCTGACTACTTTTGCTACTGTGCCCCTAGTCAGGATGGCATCATATGGGGAGGGAAGAACTGCTCTGTTGAGCTTACAGGGTGCCAGATGCATGCTTGCCAAAACGAGGCCTTGTGCATCCCAACATACCAAGCTGAGACCCATGGACACCTTTGCCAGTGCCAGCCTGGTTTCTACGATGCCAAATGCTCAACGCCAACAACATTTTCCTTCAGTTCCCGAGGGTATATCTTCATTGACATGCCCATGAGTAATAATTGGAGCAGGAGGGATGTGGCAGGGGACTACCTGGCCACGGTGTCTCTCCGGTTCCGAACCACCTTGCCTGATGCCATCCTCTTCTACCGGGGCAATGAAGCAGAATACCTGTTCCTGGAGCTCTCTGATGGCATGCTGCATGTGGGGCTAAGGAGAGACGATGCTGAATCCTCTTTGCCCTTGAAGGGGCTGAGGGTTGATGATGGCCAGTGGCACAAAGCTGAGGTTCTTCTGCAGGACTCTCTACAGTTAAAGCTCTGGCATAAAGCTTGCGACACAGGAGTCTGCCTGCAGGACTTGCCTACTAGAGACGGTGTCGCTTCTCTCTCACCTGCCTTCCTAAAAACTTACATTGGGGGAGTTGATAGAGACTCGACAGCTAACAATACACGGAGCCGGGGGAGTTTCATTGGCTGCCTGGAGGACCTGCAGATTGATTATCAGGCTATTCTTCCCTTGGATATACCCCACCACGAATCCTCCCCAGTGGAGCTGGGCTGCAACAGGACAGAATGGTGCCATTCCCAGCCCTGTTCTCAGAGAGGCCTGTGTGTAGACCTCTGGGCAACCTTTAGGTGTGACTGCACTAGGCCTTACGAAGGCCAAACCTGTTCACATG aGTACCCAGCAGGAACATTTGGCTTGGAGGATTCCTCCAGCTTTGCTTCCTTCACAATTGCTGATAATCCTGGTGCAAACTTCAACGTCTCCTTTTTTATCCGTACTCTGAAGCCAAGTGGCCTAGTGCTGCAAATCAGCAATGGGACTGACCCCTGCCTCACTGTGTATCTGAAGAGTGGCCAGCTCCAGATAGCAACATCATCTGCAAATGCTGTGACTTTCTCAGAAAACCTGGCTGATGGGAGGAGGTATCTGGTAACTCTCACCTTCCAAGGAGGAAGAGTTCATGCCAGCCATTCAGACAGAGATGTGGAGCTAGGGCAGCTGGCAGTGCTGCCTCTTGTAGCTGGTTTTGAGGTGTATGTTGGTGGACTTCCTCACCAAGACCATGTGAGCACATGGGGAGGATATTTTAAAGGCTGTCTTCAAGATTTCCAGCTCAACAACCACCGAATGGAGTTCTTTCCTACTCAGGCTGAGAACTACAGTCTGCCACAAAAGGTGTACGTGGGACAAACCACTAACCTCGCACCGGGCTGCATCTCTGATGACACCTGCAAG TCTGGGCCATGTCACAATGGTGGCACATGCACTATCACCTGGaatgacttcagttgcagttgtcCAGCAAATTTCACTGGGAAAACCTGTGAGGAGAGAGTCTGGTGTGCAAGTGACCCTTGTCCCAAAGCCACTTCCTGCGTGGATGTTCCAGCAGGATACGTAT GTCTGGCTAATGCAACATTTCATGGCAATGCTGCCATTGAATTCACCACCAATGCTTCAGTCACCAGAGCTCTCAACAGCCTCCACCTAGACTTCAAAACCAGGGACGAAGACGCCATTTTGCTCTGGGCTACTGAAGAGGTGGACTCCCTCCAAATTGCCATTCAGAACTCCACTCTGCTTGTGGATATTAGAAGTGGGAACAGCATTGAAGGGGTCAGTTTCCTGAGTCAGACACCCATCGCGGATGGCACCTGGCACAGAGTCTCTCTGTCTATGGAAGAGCCGTCTGTGGTGTCTTCAAGGTGGCTAGTTCATTTGGATGGTTCTGTGAACGTGACTCTCCAGGGGAATGCTGGGAACCTGGACTTCTTAAAGAACAATGTGCTGATTGTACTAGCTGAGAACTTCACAGGCTGCCTTGGACATGTGAACATAGGGGGAGTATATCTGCCGTTCACTGGCCAGCTCTCTTACCCTCAGCCAGAGCAGTTTCTGCAGTCTAGCAGGGGACCCATCCAGCTGGGCTGCACTGGGGCTGATGTGTGCGCTTCGAGCCCTTGTCTCAATGCGGGCACTTGTGAGGACTTGTTTAACTCCTTCAGGTGCGCCTGCAGTGCCGGATGGGAGGGGCCTCTGTGCGAGTCTAACATCGATGACTGCAAGTCCAGCCCGTGTGTCCACGGGGACTGCGTGGACTCAGTGGCAGATTTTCAGTGCGACTGTTTCCGGGGCTACATTGGGAAGAAGTGTAACATCAATGTGGACGATTGCATGCGACACCAGTGCTTAAATGGAGGGACCTGTGTCGATGGGGTTTACAGCTACTCCTGCACGTGCCCAGCCCAGTACTCAGGGCCTCGCTGCGA ATGGCCGTTTCCACCTCAACAGTGCGGCAAAAACTTCACCTGTCTGAACGGAGGCAAATGTACCAGTGGGACATGGGGAGCCAACTGCACCTGCAAGCCGGGCTTCACCGGAAGGAA ATGTCAAATTAACATCAATGAGTGTGATCCAAACCCGTGCCAGAATGGAGGGACATGCCAGGACTCTGTGAACAAGTACCAGTGTGTGTGCAGTGCCAGCTACACCGGAGAGCGCTGTGATGTTGAT AAAGGGACTCCAGGTGCTTTCTTCCCATTCCCGTTAATTGAAGTAGCTGCCCCTGTAGCCTGTGGCTGTTTGCTGCTACTTATTATTGGTCTCATATTCATGATTCTCACTGCAAGGAAGAGGCGCCAGTCGGAGGGAACCTACAGCCCAAGCCAGcaagaggtggcaggagctcgCTTGGAGATGGACAGTGTCCTAAAGGTGCCACCGGAGGAGCGTTTAATATAG